Proteins found in one Panicum hallii strain FIL2 chromosome 4, PHallii_v3.1, whole genome shotgun sequence genomic segment:
- the LOC112890319 gene encoding non-specific lipid-transfer protein 1-like, giving the protein MTKTTISALAVLLLAAVAFHQQPARAADIACPAVLQDMAPCLPFLQGGGGSPSGDCCAGVRSLYASADTTAERRATCECLKTAYRQVQAQLSAAQALPDDCGLSLPYVITPDIDCNT; this is encoded by the coding sequence ATGACGAAGACGACGATCTCGGCGCTGGCCGTCCTCCTGCTCGCGGCGGTGGCGTTCCACCAGCAGCCGGCGCGCGCCGCCGACATCGCGTGCCCCGCCGTGCTCCAGGACATGGCGCCGTGCCTGCCCTTCCtccagggcggcggcggcagcccctCCGGCGACTGCTGCGCCGGCGTGAGGTCCCTCTACGCGTCCGCCGACACCACCGCCGAGCGGCGCGCCACCTGCGAGTGCCTCAAGACGGCGTACCGCCAGGTGCAGGCCCAGCTCTCCGCCGCGCAGGCGCTCCCCGACGACTGCGGCCTGTCGCTGCCCTACGTCATCACCCCCGACATCGACTGCAACACGTGA
- the LOC112890320 gene encoding non-specific lipid-transfer protein 1-like: MKKTTSAFAAVLLLVMLAAVQQLAVPVVLADDVSCSGVINDLSLCLDFLQGDAGQPSDRCCTGVKAIYAAADTAAARQATCECLKSAYNMVNADLYATQTLPGACGVPLSYTISPDINCSQ; the protein is encoded by the coding sequence ATGAAGAAGACCACCTCGGccttcgccgccgtcctcctgcTCGTGATGCTGGCGGCCGTCCAGCAGCTGGCCGTGCCGGTGGTGCTGGCCGACGACGTCTCGTGCTCCGGCGTGATCAACGACCTGTCGCTGTGCCTGGACTTCCTGCAGGGCGACGCGGGGCAGCCCAGCGACCGGTGCTGCACCGGCGTGAAGGCCATCTACGCGGCCGCGGACACCGCGGCCGCGAGGCAGGCGACGTGCGAGTGCCTCAAGTCGGCCTACAACATGGTCAACGCCGACCTGTACGCCACGCAGACGCTGCCCGGCGCCTGTGGGGTCCCGCTGTCCTACACCATCTCCCCGGACATCAACTGCTCACAGTGA
- the LOC112889672 gene encoding cationic amino acid transporter 8, vacuolar-like, protein MASAAEGVQEAAAAGRRYWRWSKAEFFPEPSFRSWRAYGGALLSTGQRLRDRVTSRSSEAVEAGTLLAQSENPLRRCLSWVDLAFLGFGSVVGSGVFVLTGQEARFDAGPAVPLAYAAAGFSALLSSFCYAELATEIPSAGGSFSYLRVELGDLAAFLAAGNILLEAVVGAAGLGRSWTSYLAALIGRDSDALRIHVPALADGFNLLDPIAVVVLCATSALAVSGARLTSTINSAASVVGIAIIAFVLGGGFAHFDPANLGPSFFPFGAAGVFRAAAVVYWSYTGFDMVATMAEETRNPGRDVPLGLISSMSAITAVYCAMSLALVGMQRYSEIDANAAYSVAFAAAGMKWARYVVALGALKGMTSGLLVGALGQARYTTQIARTHMIPPYFALVHPRTGTPIYATAAVTLGAACVALFSSLDVLASVSSISTLFIFALVAVALLVRRYYVAGATSPAQLRTFLAFLALIVFSSIGMSVYYNSGYARRWPGYVAFGALWVVGTAGMALCAKQQRAPKVYGVPLMPWLPAMSVATNLFLMGSLGSLAYMRFGICTAAMLVYYVFFGVHATYDMAHSEDQTTSTANAAIDGVEQGKIVPV, encoded by the coding sequence ATGGCATCGGCGGCGGAGGGcgtgcaggaggcggcggcggcggggcgccggtactggcggtggagcaaggccgAGTTCTTCCCGGAGCCGTCGTTCCGGAGCtggcgcgcgtacggcggcgcgCTGCTCTCCACCGGACAGCGCCTGCGGGACCGCGTCACGAGCCGCTcctcggaggccgtcgaggctGGCACGCTCCTCGCCCAGAGCGAGAACccgctccgccgctgcctctcCTGGGTGGACCTCGCCTTCCTCGGCTTCGGCTCCGTCGTCGGCTCCGGCGTCTTCGTGCTCACCGGCCAGGAGGCGCGCTTCGACGCCGGCCCGGCCGTCCCGCTCGCCTACGCCGCCGCGGGCTTCTCCGCGCTCCTCTCCTCCTTCTGCTACGCCGAGCTCGCCACCGAGATCCCCTCCGCGGGGGGCTCCTTCTCCTACCTCCGCGTCGAGCTCGGGGACCTGGCGGCGTTCCTCGCCGCGGGGAACATCCTGCTCGAGGCCGTCGTCGGCGCCGCGGGGCTCGGCCGCTCCTGGACCTCCTACCTCGCCGCGCTCATCGGCCGCGACAGCGACGCGCTCCGCATCCACGTGCCCGCACTCGCCGACGGCTTCAACCTGCTCGATCCCATCGCCGTCGTCGTGCTCTGCGCCACCTCCGCGCTCGCCGTCTCCGGCGCGCGCCTCACGTCCACCATCAACTCGGCGGCGTCCGTGGTCGGCATCGCCATCATCGCCTTCGTGCTCGGCGGCGGCTTCGCGCACTTCGACCCCGCCAACCTCGGcccctccttcttccccttcGGCGCCGCGGGCGTCTTCCGCGCCGCTGCCGTCGTCTACTGGTCCTACACGGGCTTCGACATGGTGGCCACCATGGCGGAGGAGACCAGGAACCCCGGGCGCGACGTGCCGCTGGGCCTCATCTCGTCCATGTCCGCCATCACCGCCGTCTACTGCGCCATGTCGCTCGCGCTCGTCGGTATGCAGCGCTACAGCGAGATCGACGCCAACGCGGCCTACTCGGTGGCGTTCGCGGCCGCCGGGATGAAGTGGGCGCGCTACGTCGTGGCGCTCGGCGCGCTCAAGGGCATGACCAGCGGCCTCCTCGTCGGCGCGCTGGGCCAGGCGCGCTACACCACCCAGATCGCGCGCACCCACATGATCCCGCCGTACTTCGCGCTCGTGCACCCCAGGACCGGCACGCCCATCTACGCCACAGCCGCCGTCACGCTCGGCGCCGCCTGTGTCGCGCTCTTCTCCAGCCTCGACGTGCTCGCATCCGTCTCCTCCATCAGCACGCTCTTCATCTTCGCACTCGTCGCCGTCGCGCTCCTCGTCCGCCGGTACTACGTCGCCGGCGCCACCTCGCCCGCGCAGCTGCGCACCTTCCTCGCCTTCCTGGCGCTGATCGTCTTCTCCTCCATCGGCATGTCCGTCTACTACAACTCGGGCTACGCGCGGCGGTGGCCGGGGTACGTGGCGTTCGGCGCCCTGTGGGTGGTCGGGACGGCGGGGATGGCGCTGTGCGCGAAGCAGCAGAGGGCGCCCAAGGTGTACGGCGTGCCGCTCATGCCTTGGCTGCCGGCCATGTCAGTGGCCACCAACCTCTTCCTGATGGGCTCGCTCGGGTCCCTGGCCTACATGCGCTTCGGCATCTGCACGGCGGCGATGCTCGTCTACTACGTGTTCTTCGGCGTGCACGCCACGTACGACATGGCGCACTCTGAAGATCAGACGACATCGACGGCGAACGCTGCCATCGACGGCGTGGAGCAGGGGAAGATCGTGCCGGTGTGA